Proteins from a single region of Paraglaciecola sp. T6c:
- a CDS encoding PepSY domain-containing protein, translated as MASAKFHNTFRQYHRWLGFFLAGIMAVYAVSGILLIFRSTDLLKYEYTTVHELDTQLSSKALEKALHLKGFKIQAEDEQEIRFNYGAYQKATGEAVVTKKDYPKVLAKLVSLHKATTNSPLFILNITFGVVLLFFVVSAFLMFMPKAKLFKNGMKIAAGGFLFALLVVIFGS; from the coding sequence ATGGCATCAGCAAAGTTTCACAATACCTTTAGACAGTATCATAGATGGTTGGGGTTTTTCCTTGCGGGTATTATGGCGGTGTATGCAGTCAGTGGAATATTGCTCATATTTCGTAGCACAGATTTACTGAAATACGAATACACCACGGTGCATGAACTAGACACTCAACTGAGCTCTAAGGCGCTAGAAAAGGCTCTTCATCTGAAAGGGTTTAAAATTCAGGCTGAGGATGAACAAGAAATTCGTTTTAACTACGGCGCCTATCAAAAAGCCACGGGTGAGGCGGTTGTCACTAAAAAAGATTATCCCAAGGTACTAGCCAAACTTGTGAGTCTGCACAAGGCTACTACAAACAGCCCTTTGTTTATTTTAAACATTACCTTTGGTGTGGTGTTGCTGTTTTTTGTCGTCTCCGCTTTTTTGATGTTTATGCCAAAAGCGAAGTTGTTCAAAAACGGAATGAAAATAGCGGCAGGTGGTTTTTTGTTTGCTTTGCTTGTGGTGATATTTGGTTCGTAA
- a CDS encoding TonB-dependent receptor domain-containing protein translates to MHKITQAVKLALLGGSIVMTNSALAQQSDDAANSVEKIQITGSRILREGAIAPSPVTVLSGESLLNTGAMNIGEALNELPALASTYSLSNSGQFIGTAGLSLLDLRGMGTERTLVLVNGKRHVASSAGTSSVDTNTIPTSWIERVEIITGGASAVYGADAVTGVVNFILKDKIEGLQVSATKGYADNHDYSNDKYSFSYGTNFNDDRGNIAFSVEHSSQESLNALDNPWTSTSFRNLANTAQNDDNRDSLDVPDDIYTPNAGIYALSNAGTFAIGDDYYSFNPNGSVRDVYLGDNVDGIACENCDFINLNQFSELQPEFDRTNYNLKLSYDVTDNIRGYVEGKYARTRSTNVGQPAFFFFESEADAITIQNDNPYAGDDLLALMGANNLTKITIDRMLTDVGRRTEDDERETTAFVAGLEGYINDDWGFETYITRGETKLERANKNNLVLANFYNAVDAVEADDGSIVCRDTAAQAAGCVPLNLLGDGAPSEAARNYVNTTSVGNSTITQTVVGGSVNNSGIYELPAGYVGFAAGIEYRKEESEIEEPDNAEGTFFNVLGEDKGDFDVKEAYVEFSAPLLTDLPGIQDLNFETALRIADYSTIGNAKSWKLGLDWQVYEDLRVRATHSSALRAPNISELYGEASQTFFSIDDPCKTSELGQLADASTRTSNCAALGVPADFDSDYDSARIEGEQGGNINLRAEESKSTTVGVVYQPAYLEGFVATVDYWKIELTDAISSVDSQTILDRCVDNTSGVSNDYCSLITRDASGEISQIRSFSLNLSGQDASGVDFELGYDFDALGGSFKTNLIGTYLIERKEYPFQEDTSDFVEYAGTAGESEWQGMLSMSYMVDAWQAGIKTRYLERVSIYDNQELAVNPNRSSLMEYGSYAISDVTVGYAFENGISLTVGVDNVFNRDLPFGTTGTGEKTGAYENIGRFGYITLSYAM, encoded by the coding sequence ATGCATAAAATTACTCAAGCCGTAAAGCTAGCGCTTTTAGGCGGCTCAATAGTTATGACAAACAGCGCGTTGGCACAACAGAGCGACGATGCAGCGAACTCAGTAGAAAAAATCCAAATCACAGGCTCTCGTATTCTTCGTGAAGGCGCTATCGCACCTTCACCTGTGACAGTACTTAGCGGCGAAAGTTTGCTAAATACTGGTGCGATGAATATCGGTGAAGCACTAAATGAGCTACCCGCATTAGCAAGTACTTACTCTTTATCAAACTCAGGTCAATTCATCGGTACCGCCGGTTTGAGCCTTCTTGATTTGCGCGGAATGGGCACTGAACGCACCCTGGTATTGGTCAATGGCAAGCGCCACGTAGCGAGCAGTGCAGGTACCTCTTCGGTTGATACCAACACCATTCCTACCAGCTGGATTGAGCGCGTTGAAATCATCACAGGCGGTGCATCAGCGGTTTACGGTGCAGATGCGGTAACGGGTGTGGTTAACTTTATTCTTAAAGACAAGATTGAAGGCTTACAAGTTAGCGCGACCAAAGGCTATGCTGACAACCACGATTACAGCAACGACAAGTATTCATTCTCTTACGGCACCAACTTCAATGATGATCGCGGTAATATCGCCTTCTCAGTGGAGCACAGCAGCCAAGAAAGCTTGAACGCCCTGGATAACCCATGGACATCTACTTCTTTCCGCAATCTAGCTAACACCGCGCAAAATGATGACAATAGAGATTCTTTAGATGTCCCTGACGATATCTACACACCTAATGCGGGTATCTATGCGTTAAGCAATGCTGGTACCTTTGCCATTGGCGATGATTACTATTCATTTAACCCTAATGGTTCAGTACGCGACGTATACCTAGGTGATAACGTAGACGGCATAGCATGTGAAAACTGTGATTTTATTAATTTGAATCAGTTCAGCGAGCTTCAGCCTGAGTTTGACCGCACCAACTATAACCTTAAATTGAGCTACGACGTAACCGACAACATCCGTGGTTATGTTGAAGGTAAGTACGCACGTACTCGCTCGACTAATGTTGGTCAGCCTGCGTTTTTCTTCTTTGAAAGCGAGGCAGATGCCATCACTATCCAAAACGATAACCCGTATGCAGGAGATGACTTGCTAGCCCTTATGGGTGCAAATAATCTGACTAAAATTACTATCGACCGGATGTTGACTGATGTTGGCCGTCGTACAGAAGATGACGAACGTGAAACCACTGCGTTTGTGGCTGGTCTTGAAGGTTACATCAACGATGATTGGGGTTTTGAAACCTACATCACGCGTGGTGAAACCAAGCTTGAGCGTGCCAACAAGAATAACCTTGTACTGGCCAACTTCTATAATGCTGTAGATGCGGTTGAAGCTGACGACGGCTCAATTGTCTGTCGTGATACGGCAGCTCAAGCAGCAGGCTGTGTGCCATTAAACCTACTAGGTGACGGCGCGCCAAGCGAAGCTGCACGTAACTACGTTAACACCACCTCTGTTGGCAACAGCACCATTACGCAAACTGTTGTCGGCGGCTCAGTCAACAACTCTGGTATATATGAATTACCAGCGGGCTATGTGGGTTTTGCCGCGGGTATTGAATACCGCAAAGAAGAAAGCGAAATTGAAGAGCCAGACAACGCTGAAGGTACGTTCTTCAACGTATTAGGCGAAGATAAAGGCGACTTCGATGTTAAAGAAGCTTACGTAGAGTTTTCAGCGCCTTTGCTAACCGACCTACCAGGTATTCAAGATCTGAACTTTGAAACCGCACTGCGTATTGCTGACTACAGCACTATCGGTAATGCAAAAAGCTGGAAGCTAGGTCTAGACTGGCAAGTGTATGAAGACTTACGCGTTCGAGCGACCCACTCCTCAGCCCTACGCGCACCTAACATCAGTGAACTGTACGGTGAAGCGAGCCAAACGTTTTTCAGTATTGACGATCCTTGTAAAACGTCTGAGCTAGGTCAATTGGCTGACGCTTCAACGCGCACATCAAACTGTGCCGCTTTAGGCGTGCCGGCTGATTTTGATTCAGACTATGACTCAGCCAGAATTGAAGGCGAGCAAGGCGGTAACATTAACCTTCGCGCTGAAGAATCAAAAAGTACTACAGTCGGCGTGGTTTATCAGCCGGCTTACCTTGAAGGTTTTGTGGCCACCGTTGATTACTGGAAAATTGAATTGACTGACGCTATTTCTTCAGTTGATTCGCAAACCATTCTTGATCGCTGCGTTGATAACACGAGCGGCGTCAGCAATGATTACTGCTCGCTTATTACCCGTGATGCAAGTGGTGAAATATCACAAATTAGAAGCTTCTCCCTTAACCTTTCAGGTCAAGATGCATCGGGTGTGGATTTCGAACTTGGCTATGACTTTGATGCGCTTGGCGGTTCATTCAAAACTAACCTAATTGGTACGTACCTGATTGAGCGTAAAGAGTATCCGTTCCAAGAAGATACGTCTGATTTTGTTGAATATGCTGGTACTGCAGGTGAATCAGAGTGGCAAGGTATGTTAAGCATGAGCTACATGGTTGATGCATGGCAAGCTGGTATCAAAACCCGTTATCTAGAGCGTGTGAGCATCTATGACAACCAAGAGCTCGCGGTTAACCCTAACCGTAGCTCCTTGATGGAATATGGCTCGTACGCGATTTCAGATGTCACTGTAGGCTACGCATTTGAAAACGGTATATCACTGACTGTTGGCGTAGACAACGTATTCAACCGTGACCTTCCATTTGGAACGACTGGCACAGGCGAAAAGACTGGTGCATATGAAAACATCGGTCGCTTCGGTTACATAACACTGTCATACGCGATGTAA
- a CDS encoding exo-beta-N-acetylmuramidase NamZ family protein: MKLIYLALFTLLLSACVTSSQVEKGSSEAIKVAAQRSEAYLPQLKGKRVGLVVNQTSMVGNRHLADYLLDESVNVARIFAPEHGFRGDHDAGAHVSSEIDAKTGIPITSIYGKFKKPPVEMLQQLDVVIFDIQDVGVRFYTYISSMHYMMEAAAEAGIQFMVLDRPNPNGRFVDGPILEPKYRSFVGMHPIPVLHGMTVAELARMIKGEGWINQAQSLDLVAIPVANYSRYMHYSLPVAPSPNLPNDQAIGLYPSLCFFEATPISVGRGTDFPFQVLGFDDIELGEFAFSPESRPGSALHPKLEGKALQGIDLQESPERGLNLTWLVGAQQQFSSRGMHLFERADFMDKLAGTDSLRNAIEAGQSAAEIKRSWQAGLANFKEQRQPYLLYP; this comes from the coding sequence ATGAAGCTCATCTACTTAGCGCTATTTACCTTATTGCTAAGTGCATGTGTAACTTCTTCTCAGGTAGAAAAGGGTAGTTCTGAGGCCATCAAAGTTGCTGCCCAGCGCTCAGAAGCATATCTGCCGCAACTAAAAGGTAAACGTGTCGGCTTAGTGGTAAATCAAACCTCCATGGTGGGCAACAGGCACTTAGCGGATTATTTGCTTGATGAGTCAGTCAACGTCGCGCGAATCTTCGCGCCTGAGCACGGTTTTCGTGGTGATCATGATGCAGGAGCGCACGTCAGCAGCGAAATAGATGCAAAAACTGGCATTCCTATCACTTCTATCTACGGCAAATTTAAAAAGCCGCCAGTGGAAATGTTGCAACAACTTGATGTGGTGATATTTGATATTCAAGACGTGGGCGTGCGTTTTTATACTTACATCAGTTCGATGCACTACATGATGGAAGCCGCAGCAGAGGCCGGTATTCAGTTTATGGTACTAGACCGCCCCAACCCTAATGGGCGTTTCGTCGATGGGCCAATACTCGAGCCTAAATACCGCTCGTTTGTGGGCATGCATCCTATCCCCGTTCTACATGGTATGACGGTAGCTGAACTCGCACGTATGATCAAAGGCGAAGGCTGGATAAACCAAGCGCAATCGCTTGATTTGGTCGCCATTCCAGTCGCTAATTACTCCCGTTATATGCACTACTCACTACCTGTAGCCCCGAGCCCGAATTTACCCAATGACCAAGCGATTGGTTTATACCCAAGTCTGTGTTTTTTCGAGGCTACGCCTATTAGTGTCGGCCGCGGTACTGACTTTCCATTTCAGGTGTTAGGGTTTGACGATATTGAGTTAGGCGAATTTGCGTTCAGCCCAGAATCGCGCCCTGGTAGCGCGCTGCACCCCAAGTTAGAAGGTAAGGCTTTACAGGGGATAGATTTGCAAGAAAGCCCTGAGCGAGGCCTTAATTTAACCTGGCTGGTGGGGGCGCAGCAGCAATTTTCTAGCCGTGGTATGCACTTATTTGAGCGAGCTGATTTTATGGATAAGTTAGCCGGTACAGATTCACTGCGTAACGCCATAGAAGCAGGCCAAAGCGCTGCTGAAATTAAACGAAGTTGGCAAGCAGGATTGGCCAACTTCAAAGAACAACGTCAGCCCTACTTGCTCTACCCTTAA